The sequence below is a genomic window from Desulfobotulus mexicanus.
GATGAGCTGCCCCTTTTTTCCCGTTGTATCCTGATCCATGCGCATTATACGGGCTTCGGGAAAAAGGTAGCGGGCTGCGGCTTCCACCTTTTCCGTACCCATGCCTAAAACCCGGACTTCCGGTGCCCTGCATGAGGGACAGAGGGGGCTTGATGCCATGGAGAACCCGCAGAAATGGCAGAGAAAGGAGCTGGCTTTTCTGTGCAGGGTCAGAGAAATATCACAGTGACGGCATTTGACAATTTCTCCGCAGCTGCCGCATACGGGAAAGCCTGCATAGCCCCTTCGGTTTAAAAATAAAAGAACCTGCTCGCCCTTTTCCAGGGAGGTTTTCATGGCTCCGTACAGGGGGCGGGAGATATAGCGTTCCACGCCTGCGGCGTGTTTCATTTCCCTGAGATCCACAAGGGTGACGGCAGGCAGGGGGCGCTGATTGACCCTTCGGGTCAGCCGGAGAAGGGTGAATCTGCCGTTTATGGCATTGGCATAGCTTTGTATGGAAGGGGTGGCGGACCCTAAGAGAACGGCGCAGTTTTCCAGCTGTGCCCTGAGTATGGCCATGTCCCGGCCATTGTATCGCAGACCCGTATCCTGCTTGTAGGAGCTGTCATGCTCCTCATCCACAATGATGATGCCGGGATTCAGAACAGGGGCGAAAACCGCGGATCTGGCTCCAATGACAACCTTCAGCTCGCCCGAAAGAATCCTTTCCCACTGATCAAGCCTTTCTCCCTTGGAAAGCCCGCTGTGCAGTACCGCCACCCGTTCTCCGAAGCGGGCACGGAAGCGTCCGGCTATCTGGGAGATCAGGGCAATTTCCGGTACCAGTACAATGGCTGGTTTTTCTTGTTTCAGACAGGCATCCACAAGGTGGAGGTAGATTTCCGTTTTTCCGGAACCCGTGACCCCATGGAGAAGGAAGCGGTGGAATCCCTTCTCCATCGCCTTGAGAACGGTCTGCACAACTTCCTTTTGTTCTTCATTGAGCTTAGGGGGGAGGTCTGCTTCCACCGTGTCTCCCAGGGGGTCCCTGAAAATCCGGACCTCATCTTCAAGAATCAGCCCCTTTTCCTTGAGCCAGCGTAAGGCGGAGGCCGGATTACCTAAATCCTGCTGGATTGTTGAAGTGTCCGCAGGCCCGTTTTTTTTGAGCCATTCCCAGAGTTCAAGGCGCTTGGGTGTTATGGAAAGGGGCGGCTGCATCTCCGGTGCAATGGCGTAACTTTTGCGGGTTTTGGCCTTTGCTTCCCTCTCTCGGAATACACGGCGGATTTCCACAAGGCCTTCTTTGCAGAGAAGATCCATGTTTTTCTTGGTGGCGGTGTGGTCTCTGAGCCGTATCTGTTGCAGGGAAAGGGGAGCGTTTTTTAAAAGCTGAAGTATGCTGAGCTGCGGATGACAGGATTCGGTTTTTTCGCCTTCCGGGGTAAGGGCATACATGCTTTTGTCGGAAAGGTTGATGCCCGCAGGCAGGGCCGTGGAAAGGGTTTCTCCCGGCGGGTGGTGGTAGTAGGCGGCAATGCGCTGGTAAAAAGCAAGGTGTTCT
It includes:
- the priA gene encoding replication restart helicase PriA, yielding MEPKPFFIHVAVDAPLFSLFTYGVPHGIRDRILPGIRVLVPLGPRRITGYVIEITDHAPEGIRIADILDVLDEVPFFPAEHLAFYQRIAAYYHHPPGETLSTALPAGINLSDKSMYALTPEGEKTESCHPQLSILQLLKNAPLSLQQIRLRDHTATKKNMDLLCKEGLVEIRRVFREREAKAKTRKSYAIAPEMQPPLSITPKRLELWEWLKKNGPADTSTIQQDLGNPASALRWLKEKGLILEDEVRIFRDPLGDTVEADLPPKLNEEQKEVVQTVLKAMEKGFHRFLLHGVTGSGKTEIYLHLVDACLKQEKPAIVLVPEIALISQIAGRFRARFGERVAVLHSGLSKGERLDQWERILSGELKVVIGARSAVFAPVLNPGIIIVDEEHDSSYKQDTGLRYNGRDMAILRAQLENCAVLLGSATPSIQSYANAINGRFTLLRLTRRVNQRPLPAVTLVDLREMKHAAGVERYISRPLYGAMKTSLEKGEQVLLFLNRRGYAGFPVCGSCGEIVKCRHCDISLTLHRKASSFLCHFCGFSMASSPLCPSCRAPEVRVLGMGTEKVEAAARYLFPEARIMRMDQDTTGKKGQLISMLRQIRNREVDILVGTQMVAKGHDFPGITLVGILNADLGLSFPDFRASERNFQTLAQVAGRAGRGDLSGRVILQTFNPDHYSIQTACSQDSEAFFREEIGTRRMLGYPPFSRMIQIRISGEKEEKVQEAAAKAADRAKAASSGRVRILGPAQSPIARMAGQFRHQILLMGTDSQYLSESAEAAVSVKVTGVKILMDVDPYAML